Below is a genomic region from Cloeon dipterum chromosome 2, ieCloDipt1.1, whole genome shotgun sequence.
aaaattgtcaaattggCATTTTAGTTTTGCctgcgtgtgtatttttttctttcattgtggtctatttaatttcaagtaaattttatgcaatagagtgtttaaatgaaattattccaGCCCGAAATGATTGCACGAAGAGGCTACAAGGTGGAAACTCATTTGGTGCGCACCAGCGACGGCTATATTTTAACGATGCACAGAATGCCAAGCAAAAATCGAGGAGGCGAGCCTGTGTTTCTGCAGCACGGAATCTTAAGCAGCTCGGCAGATTGGGTTCAATTTGGTCCGGAAAAAAGCCTCGgtatataattatgttaaatagcattaaaaaattaaatcgtaatGTCGTAAGTCTACTTGCTGCACGAGTACGGATATGACGTTTGGATGGCGAACATGAGGGGCAATACTTATTCTCGGGAGCACGCAACCATGACCACCCGTGACTCCGCTTTTTGGCAGTACACGTGagtcaaattttcagttttttttatttctttaataattttaaaataaataggttCGACGAAGGAGCCTTGTACGATCTGCCCGCAGAGATCGACTACGTCCTGGAAAAAACGCGGTTCTCGCAACTGACCTACATTGGCCACTCGATGGGCACCACCATGTTCTTCGTCCTTGCGTCCAGCAGGCCTGAGTACAACGCGAAAATCAAGCAAATGCACGCGCTCAGCCCGGTTGCTTACATGAGTAACGTCAAAACTCCAATCAGGCTTTTCACTCCTTTCGCTGACATAACCGACGTGGGTTTTCAGGCAGTAGAATTTACAtgataattgaaattcaaaatttacagttcgCGTCATCGATGCTGGGGGCAAATGAGTTCGCTCCAAGCAACATTTTAACAGAGTCTTTGAGCCAAGCGCTGTGCAGAGATGGAATTCCCACCCAGTACGTCTGCAGCAACATCATGTTCTTGCTCTTTGGTTTCAACTCTCAGCAACTAAATACGGTGCACTTTgattactaatttttaattgacattaaataatgaaatttatcttaTTGGTATAGACAATGTTGCCCGTCGTCTTCAGCCATGCGCCAGCAGGAACTTCAACAAAGTCTATCCTACATTACTCGCAGCTAATTGACTCTGGTGagcacgaaaaaaaattaaaaaatatatgatattttGGTCCGCTGAGAGACTCAAATatccaaattgaatttaaaaagaatagtGATAATTGACCGCATGGATGAAGTCAATTTCCTCCTTTTCCCTTATtctccatcaatttttttgtcaggtcGATTTTGCAAGTACGACTATGGTGCGTTACGCAACCCACGACTTTACAAATCAATGCTGCCGCCGAGTTACAAACTCAATCGCATCACCGTGCCAGTCTATCTTCACTACAGCGAGAACGACTGGATGTCAAGTGAAATCGTGAGTTCTTCTCTGTAATTAAGTCCTGAGAAGCATTAAAAATGGATCTGTACAAGGACGTGAACCGACTTTGCAAGGAAATCGGCAACTGCAAGGGGATGTACAAAGTGCCCCTCAAGTCTTTCAACCACTTGGACTATTTGTGGGCCATCGACGTGCGTCCGCTTTTGTACTATCCGATGTTGAAGCTGATGCAAATCAACCAAACCGCTGCAAACGTTCGCTTTTGATATGAACTTggacaataaaatatttacgaatGGAACATGTAATTAAGACCCATATGTTTACTTTACTTGATAGATAAAAATCTAGAGCAGGTgcaattattgaatattttatgagaCACGCGAAAGCAGGTTTTGCAATGACACTAAGACAAACACTTGCCACTCGTTTTGTGCCGCAAAAAGACAACCTGCATTGCAGTTTTGCCTTGAGCTGTCAAAGGTGAACAACGTTGAAATCAGAGGGAAGTATGCATCGGGGGAGGAAACTTCAAGCTGCAGCGGCAGGTAACGGCATTTTTATAGATGAATGACTGCATTGTCGAATTCTCAAGGGAAGATAAACACGTgtacagttttttaatttgaaataagatgtgaaaattcaagtttctaattttaagtATAGAAATCGATAGAAAATTTATCTGTGGCACAAAActaagcaaaattaaataaagattgagtgataaataatttaaaatagtgcatccacagaaattaaaaaaatgtgcaaggCTAAAACACTTGAAATTGCGTTAACACAATAAACTTGGTAAGTTCACTAACGAGTTAAATTTCCCCAACATATGtcttggtttaaaaaaatcaattactaTTTTTCATAGTTTCAATACTATTCAcaattaaaggttttttttagaattttaataatgaaaaataacttgTTATCCCGATCAAATTTAAGTTCCTATCGTTGTGAGCCGATGGAGCAACAACCTTGACGTTCCAAAGTTTCAACAGCCCACTTATACCCATTTGCAACCCTTCAAGCCGAATTCCGCCCTCAGCGGTATATCCGGCTCAGAATTAGACCATGAGTCGTGGAACCTGAAAATCCACGCGGCTCATTTTTGCGAGAAAACGTCCCTGCATGGAATGCAGTATCTTGGTGAGCCAAAACGACATTGGATTGAAAGGTGAGAGAGCTGgatttaagataaatttatattcagcAACGAAAATTGCGATTGTAGGATTTTCTGGGCGAGCGCTATTGCCACAGCTTTCATCGGGGCGGTCGTGCTGATCACGCAACTTTACCGCAAGTGGGATCAAAATCCGGTGATTGTGTCATTTTCGACCAGCGCTACGGGCATCACCGACATTCCTTTTCCGGCTTTTACTATTTGCAACATGAATAACATCAGGAAAACCGTGGCTGAAcggattttaaaaaggtttagttcacaatttctcttttttgatcaggcctaaaaatttgaatgttttcattaataattatggCTTTGTTTATATTACAAATAAAGGTAACAtgaaaaaacagttaaaaccAATgctaaagaagaaaatttaactaacACAATATAAGTACCACCTTTAAGAGGAATAGAAAACGAGTTATCAGCATATTAATTTCAGCAAGGACCCCAAAAGTAAGGTGGAGAAATATTTGCTAGAAGACCTCTGCTCCGTGGACGAACCACCACCAGCACCCCCTTCATCCCTCGCCTCCAACGACAAGGACGCAACGACCACCACCGCAGCTCCAACCACCCCGGAGAATAGAGTGGCCCCTAAATGGGCTACAGTCCAAGAGTTCATGATAAAAGTCATTCCAGAATGCGCTCGGGgacgtattttttatttataaaaatggatttcagGGTGGGCAGCCGTGCCACGAAATGCTCGTTGCATGTGCGTGGTCGAGCAAGAACAGGAACTGCACCAATTTGTTCAACACCGCCCTGACCGACGAGGGACTGTGCTGCTCCTTCAACAAAGTGCCCAGAGAGCTGCTCTTCAGAAATCcgtaagatttttttctccaaacaaTTCAGTTTAACAATTCCCTATTTAGCAAGGACTTGTCGGACTTGAACCTGACATTCCCATTTCCGGCCGTGGACTGGACGCCCGAGGAAGGTTACCCCCCAGATGCGCAGCACGATGCTCTACCGTGGCGACCTGTCGGAGCCGGCAAGCATTTAGGGTTGACGTTGGTGTTGGATAACGAGATCAACGAGTACTTCTGCTCCTCAACTGCCTCAGTTGGGTTCAAAGTTAGTCTCAAACCCTCCACAATTACACAGACCGAAAAAATCCAAGAGATTGCTGTctctgaatgaaaaattcaacgttTTTTTAGGACCAGCCCATGCAAAGTTGagtgaaaaattgacaaaaaggctgccaatttttattttcggaaaTTACCAGACATGTTTCAGcagttttattaataacaaaattcttGCTTTCCCACGActaaaaaagtgttttatttcagtaaaatttatacattttcagatttttaagcattgatggtttaaaagtaatttaaaccaatttcatgaaatttgcACTATGAAAAATCGCACCTTTTAGTGGTTTTcgtgaaaatttaactaaaaaatcaataaattgctgtcaaaaacagcattttcttgcggttttttttcttttttggaaGAAACCGGACGGACAAAATAGCAAACACTTAgacccatttaaaaataacaatcctTCTTCTCTGACtgtaattcagaaaaaaatactcatgCGTTTCAGATGCTGTTGCACAGCCCCGTGGAGACACCGAAACTGTCTAGTTTTGGTTTCGCTATTCGGCCAGCCACTGAGAACTACATAACAGTGCAGCCGCAAGTTCGTCGCTCAACGAAGCGAGTGGCCAAAGTTTCCCTACGAAAGCGAAACTGCTACTTTGCATTTGAGCGGAAGCTCCATTTCTACCGCACCTACACCAAGCACAATTGCGTGCAGGAGTGCGAGGCGAACTTCACACTGGCAAACTGCGGCTGTGTCCTATTTTTCATGCCCagtaatttattacttttagtAAATTAAGCTGgaacgaatttttatttacttg
It encodes:
- the LOC135935068 gene encoding lipase 3-like, whose amino-acid sequence is MRGGSLLLLAVLLLLVKDSSNQEILQFLKSIGNFARNFNVALRIPRVQNEYNPISNFLQVHPDVGKPTPEMIARRGYKVETHLVRTSDGYILTMHRMPSKNRGGEPVFLQHGILSSSADWVQFGPEKSLVYLLHEYGYDVWMANMRGNTYSREHATMTTRDSAFWQYTFDEGALYDLPAEIDYVLEKTRFSQLTYIGHSMGTTMFFVLASSRPEYNAKIKQMHALSPVAYMSNVKTPIRLFTPFADITDFASSMLGANEFAPSNILTESLSQALCRDGIPTQYVCSNIMFLLFGFNSQQLNTTMLPVVFSHAPAGTSTKSILHYSQLIDSGRFCKYDYGALRNPRLYKSMLPPSYKLNRITVPVYLHYSENDWMSSEIDVNRLCKEIGNCKGMYKVPLKSFNHLDYLWAIDVRPLLYYPMLKLMQINQTAANVRF
- the LOC135935065 gene encoding pickpocket protein 28-like; translated protein: MHRGRKLQAAAAVPIVVSRWSNNLDVPKFQQPTYTHLQPFKPNSALSGISGSELDHESWNLKIHAAHFCEKTSLHGMQYLGEPKRHWIERIFWASAIATAFIGAVVLITQLYRKWDQNPVIVSFSTSATGITDIPFPAFTICNMNNIRKTVAERILKSKDPKSKVEKYLLEDLCSVDEPPPAPPSSLASNDKDATTTTAAPTTPENRVAPKWATVQEFMIKGGQPCHEMLVACAWSSKNRNCTNLFNTALTDEGLCCSFNKVPRELLFRNPKDLSDLNLTFPFPAVDWTPEEGYPPDAQHDALPWRPVGAGKHLGLTLVLDNEINEYFCSSTASVGFKMLLHSPVETPKLSSFGFAIRPATENYITVQPQVRRSTKRVAKVSLRKRNCYFAFERKLHFYRTYTKHNCVQECEANFTLANCGCVLFFMPKGQQTRICGKKDEKCATDARAMMEVKLYDDAENGTAEKPSCKCLPGCSEITYQSKITASLLSDTFNATLRFPPLADKNVDVKYFKDNYAIIHLFFPETEVATYQMDEIFGFADFVGSTGGLLGLFLGFSILSAVEVLYFLSLRLMCSWRRYHPSVSPTSSARIPGRHSMQESQFVYVH